In a single window of the Candidatus Hydrogenedentota bacterium genome:
- a CDS encoding 4Fe-4S dicluster domain-containing protein: protein MSALVLVALIIAAHGVFFHRLWQVYRWVNLGRGTLGLDALPRRIADLVSKGFGQKLVLREPSGLGHAFIFWGFFVLTFGTIEGLASGVFPDFSFAFLGPIYWLMNTCQDFFGLLVLLAIGAALWRRLVVKPKRLEGPFAHTVDALIILGLISVLIAAFYVLQVVHPKPGFTPIADMLRAATIGDGPVGREFYPGTFAGFHWIHNLVVLAFLAYIPYSKHLHVVTALPNLFFREERVKGRIANLDLEDENAEQFGILKITDFTAKELLDLTACTECGRCQEACPAYNTGKPLSPKKVVLDLKAHLFREGPALLRDPNAEPKQALYGDVIAEDVLWSCTTCFACEEACPVEIQPMTKLLGIRQGRVLMEGDFPEQAQGALRNMETQSNPWGLPQSERGKWAESVGVKTLAEDADVEYLFFVGCAGSYDQRYQKVTVAFAKLMQAAGVKFGILGEEECCTGDSAKRIGNEMLAQQLAMQNVETMNGYGVKKVVTACPHCFNSIKSEFPQLGGDFEVLHHTELLADLVKAGRLKPKAPAVNAAAATYHDSCYLARYNGVMDAPRALVQAAGQAAPVEMSRSREKGFCCGAGGGRMWMEETIGTNINTERTREALATGATTVATACPFCMTMMSDGVKREGREEVAVRDVAELLVDAMGLE, encoded by the coding sequence ATGAGCGCCCTTGTTCTGGTTGCCCTCATCATCGCCGCCCACGGGGTCTTCTTCCACCGTTTGTGGCAGGTTTACCGCTGGGTGAATTTGGGCCGGGGGACGCTGGGGTTGGATGCGCTGCCGCGCCGCATTGCCGATTTGGTTTCCAAGGGCTTCGGGCAGAAGCTCGTGCTGCGCGAGCCCTCGGGTTTGGGGCATGCGTTTATCTTCTGGGGCTTCTTCGTGCTGACCTTTGGCACGATCGAGGGGCTTGCCAGCGGGGTCTTCCCCGACTTCAGCTTTGCGTTTCTCGGGCCGATCTACTGGTTGATGAACACCTGCCAGGATTTTTTCGGCCTGCTCGTGCTGCTGGCGATTGGCGCGGCGTTGTGGCGGCGGCTGGTGGTGAAGCCGAAGCGGCTGGAAGGGCCCTTCGCGCACACGGTGGATGCGCTGATCATTCTGGGGCTGATTTCGGTGTTGATCGCGGCGTTCTATGTGCTTCAGGTGGTGCATCCGAAGCCCGGATTCACGCCGATCGCGGATATGCTGCGCGCGGCGACCATCGGCGATGGCCCAGTGGGTCGGGAGTTCTATCCAGGCACGTTTGCAGGCTTCCACTGGATCCATAACCTGGTGGTGCTGGCGTTTCTGGCGTATATTCCGTATTCCAAGCATCTGCACGTGGTGACGGCGCTGCCGAATCTGTTTTTTCGCGAGGAACGGGTCAAGGGGCGTATTGCCAACCTGGACCTGGAAGACGAGAACGCCGAGCAGTTCGGCATCCTGAAGATCACCGACTTCACCGCCAAGGAACTGCTCGACCTGACGGCCTGCACGGAGTGCGGGCGGTGCCAGGAGGCCTGCCCCGCGTACAACACGGGCAAGCCGCTGAGCCCGAAGAAGGTGGTGCTGGATTTGAAGGCGCACCTGTTCCGGGAGGGTCCGGCGCTGCTGAGGGATCCGAACGCCGAGCCGAAACAGGCGCTGTATGGCGATGTGATCGCGGAAGACGTGTTGTGGTCCTGCACGACGTGCTTCGCGTGTGAGGAGGCGTGTCCCGTGGAGATCCAGCCGATGACGAAGCTCCTCGGCATCCGGCAGGGGCGCGTGCTGATGGAGGGCGATTTCCCCGAACAGGCGCAGGGCGCGCTGCGGAACATGGAGACCCAGTCCAATCCGTGGGGGCTGCCGCAGAGCGAGCGCGGGAAATGGGCGGAATCGGTGGGCGTGAAGACGCTCGCGGAGGACGCCGACGTGGAGTATCTGTTCTTCGTGGGATGCGCGGGGTCGTATGACCAGCGCTACCAGAAGGTAACCGTGGCCTTCGCGAAGCTCATGCAGGCGGCGGGGGTGAAGTTCGGCATCCTCGGGGAGGAGGAGTGCTGCACGGGCGACAGCGCCAAGCGCATCGGCAACGAGATGCTGGCGCAGCAGCTGGCCATGCAGAACGTGGAGACGATGAACGGGTATGGCGTGAAGAAAGTCGTCACGGCGTGCCCGCACTGCTTCAACAGTATCAAGAGCGAGTTTCCCCAGCTCGGCGGCGACTTCGAGGTGCTGCACCACACGGAATTGCTGGCGGACCTGGTGAAGGCGGGCCGGCTGAAGCCCAAGGCCCCGGCGGTCAACGCGGCGGCGGCCACGTACCACGACTCGTGCTACCTGGCGCGCTACAACGGGGTCATGGACGCGCCGCGCGCGCTGGTGCAGGCGGCGGGCCAGGCCGCGCCGGTGGAGATGTCGCGCAGCCGCGAGAAGGGCTTCTGCTGTGGTGCAGGCGGCGGGCGCATGTGGATGGAAGAGACCATCGGCACCAACATCAACACCGAACGCACCCGCGAGGCCCTCGCCACCGGCGCGACCACCGTGGCGACGGCGTGCCCGTTCTGCATGACGATGATGAGCGACGGTGTGAAGCGGGAGGGGCGCGAGGAGGTGGCGGTGAGAGATGTGGCGGAGTTGCTGGTGGATGCGATGGGGCTGGAGTAG
- a CDS encoding type II toxin-antitoxin system RelE/ParE family toxin: MPHAKNYVLTTTARRHLREARAWSMARWGEKRTRAYFDALHKAANDLAKNYTRYRKREELSGGTGLRLYPIREHYFVFEPLGKDRIAIVALLRQGRDIPAILSKGKHVFMRELEELRKSGPAS; encoded by the coding sequence TTGCCGCACGCGAAAAACTACGTTCTCACAACCACCGCACGCCGGCATTTACGCGAGGCCAGGGCGTGGTCAATGGCGAGGTGGGGCGAGAAGCGCACGCGAGCGTATTTCGACGCCCTCCACAAAGCGGCCAACGACTTGGCGAAAAATTACACGAGGTACAGGAAACGCGAAGAATTATCCGGCGGGACCGGTTTGCGTCTGTATCCCATTCGGGAACACTATTTCGTATTTGAACCCTTGGGAAAAGACAGAATTGCGATTGTCGCGCTGCTGCGTCAAGGGCGAGATATCCCGGCCATTCTCAGCAAAGGCAAGCACGTTTTCATGCGCGAATTGGAAGAACTGCGAAAAAGTGGCCCTGCTTCGTAG
- a CDS encoding rhamnulokinase, whose amino-acid sequence MKLEYRFLAFDLGAESGRAVLGTLAGGRITLREIHRFRTEGLIMLGRRQWDLARIYEEMIAAMTKCAREYTRDLDAIAIDTWGVDFGLLDAEGHVLANPVHYRDKRTEGMFEAAYAKVPKEEIYKSTGIQFLPFNTSFQLLALVEANSPQLAAANDLLLMGDLLAYLLCGKKACEYTNASTTQLLDPHTRTWNDDLIRRLGIPRDILLDPVPPGTNLGPILPEIAELTGISPIAPVIAPGTHDTASAVVAVPAAPGAGNWAYLSSGTWSLLGAELDEPCITDASMAQDFTNEGGVGGKIRFLKNIFGLWLVQECRRVWERQEGVKLDYGAITEEAAASEPFRSIINLDDPRLFAPDDMPALIQEICRESGQPMPETHGQIVRCALESLALKYRQTLRALDDTLGRKTEVLHIIGGGTQNKLLNQMTADACGIPVVAGPVEATVLGNIGVQAMAVGALDSLETVRKVIGDSFALEHYEPRNTAEWAKY is encoded by the coding sequence ATGAAACTCGAGTACCGATTCCTGGCCTTCGACCTCGGCGCCGAAAGCGGGCGCGCCGTACTGGGTACGCTCGCGGGCGGGCGCATCACCCTGCGGGAAATCCACCGCTTCCGCACCGAAGGCCTTATCATGCTGGGCCGCCGCCAGTGGGACCTCGCGCGCATCTACGAAGAGATGATCGCCGCCATGACGAAGTGCGCCCGGGAATACACGCGCGATCTGGACGCCATCGCCATCGACACCTGGGGCGTGGACTTCGGCCTGCTCGACGCCGAGGGCCACGTGCTGGCCAATCCCGTCCACTACCGCGACAAGCGCACGGAAGGCATGTTCGAGGCGGCCTACGCGAAGGTCCCGAAGGAAGAAATCTACAAGTCCACCGGCATCCAGTTCCTGCCCTTCAACACGAGCTTCCAGCTGCTCGCGCTGGTCGAAGCGAACTCGCCCCAGCTGGCCGCCGCGAATGACCTGCTGCTCATGGGCGACCTGCTGGCCTACCTGCTGTGCGGCAAGAAGGCCTGCGAATACACCAACGCCTCCACCACCCAGCTCCTCGACCCCCACACGCGCACCTGGAACGATGACCTTATCCGCCGCCTGGGCATCCCGCGCGACATCCTCCTCGATCCCGTCCCCCCGGGAACGAATCTCGGCCCGATCCTGCCGGAAATCGCCGAACTCACCGGCATCAGCCCCATCGCCCCCGTGATCGCCCCCGGCACCCACGACACCGCATCCGCCGTCGTCGCCGTGCCCGCCGCGCCGGGCGCCGGAAACTGGGCCTACCTCTCCAGCGGCACCTGGTCGCTCCTCGGCGCGGAGCTGGACGAGCCCTGCATCACCGACGCCAGCATGGCCCAGGACTTCACCAACGAAGGCGGGGTCGGCGGAAAAATTCGCTTCCTCAAGAACATTTTCGGCCTCTGGCTCGTGCAGGAATGCCGACGCGTCTGGGAGCGCCAGGAAGGCGTCAAACTGGACTACGGCGCGATCACCGAAGAGGCCGCAGCCAGCGAACCCTTCCGCTCCATCATCAACCTCGACGACCCGCGCCTCTTCGCCCCGGACGACATGCCCGCGCTCATTCAGGAAATCTGCCGCGAATCCGGCCAGCCCATGCCCGAAACCCACGGCCAGATCGTGCGCTGCGCCCTCGAAAGCCTCGCGTTGAAATACCGCCAGACCCTCCGCGCCCTCGACGACACCCTCGGCCGCAAGACCGAAGTCCTCCACATCATCGGCGGCGGCACGCAGAACAAACTGCTCAACCAGATGACCGCCGACGCCTGCGGCATCCCCGTGGTCGCCGGCCCCGTCGAAGCAACCGTCCTCGGGAACATCGGCGTACAGGCCATGGCCGTCGGCGCCCTCGACTCCCTGGAAACCGTGCGCAAAGTGATCGGCGACAGTTTCGCGCTGGAGCATTACGAACCACGGAACACCGCGGAGTGGGCGAAATACTGA
- a CDS encoding bifunctional folylpolyglutamate synthase/dihydrofolate synthase produces MTPGALARPNTPLRQYLFDLTLHGIKLGLENIQALVRAAGDPHFACPVIHVGGTNGKGSVVAMLAAMFERAGYRTAQFTSPHLIDVSERFLVDAEPIPEPALEENIAFFRDAARRIGCIPTFFEMNTAIAFRYFAQARADIALIEVGMGGRFDSTNVVQPLACGITNIDLEHTAYLGDTIAKIAVEKAGIIKAGVTAVTAELNPDALGVFHRRAAEVDAPLLQLGRDFDYRLQGTAWDPQFSYVSALNAFAAQPLALPGRYQGDNAAVACALAETAMPHFPAMVREHIQDGLTTVRWPCRAERVLDDPPVFIDVAHNAAGARRIADLFEECVIVFSASSDKDAASMLAALQPRARHLILTQFDGKRATPVQELADKAGPGSVEISATLPDAVRRGIACATPDCPLLITGSIYTAGEARSVLIQEFGARPLRF; encoded by the coding sequence ATGACGCCCGGGGCGCTGGCGCGGCCGAACACGCCGCTGCGTCAATACCTCTTCGACCTGACCCTGCACGGCATTAAACTGGGCTTGGAGAATATCCAGGCCCTCGTCCGTGCCGCCGGGGACCCGCACTTCGCCTGCCCCGTCATCCACGTTGGCGGCACCAACGGCAAGGGCAGCGTCGTCGCCATGCTCGCCGCCATGTTCGAACGCGCTGGCTACCGCACCGCCCAGTTCACCAGCCCGCACCTGATTGACGTGTCCGAGCGCTTCCTCGTGGATGCTGAGCCGATCCCCGAGCCGGCCCTGGAGGAAAACATCGCCTTCTTCCGCGACGCCGCCCGGCGCATTGGCTGCATTCCCACGTTCTTCGAAATGAACACCGCCATCGCCTTCCGCTACTTCGCGCAGGCCCGGGCCGACATCGCCCTGATCGAAGTGGGGATGGGCGGGCGCTTCGACAGCACCAACGTCGTGCAACCGCTGGCCTGCGGAATCACCAACATCGACCTGGAGCACACCGCCTATCTGGGCGACACCATTGCAAAGATCGCCGTCGAAAAGGCCGGCATCATCAAGGCCGGCGTCACCGCCGTCACCGCGGAGCTCAACCCCGACGCCCTCGGCGTGTTCCACCGGCGCGCGGCGGAAGTCGACGCGCCCCTGCTCCAGCTCGGGCGCGATTTCGACTACCGCCTGCAGGGCACCGCCTGGGACCCCCAGTTCTCCTACGTCAGCGCGCTGAACGCCTTCGCCGCGCAGCCCCTCGCGCTGCCCGGGCGCTACCAGGGCGACAACGCCGCCGTCGCGTGCGCCCTCGCCGAAACCGCCATGCCCCACTTCCCCGCCATGGTGCGCGAACACATCCAGGACGGCCTGACCACCGTGCGCTGGCCCTGCCGCGCCGAGCGCGTCCTCGACGACCCGCCCGTCTTCATCGACGTCGCACACAACGCCGCCGGCGCCCGGCGCATCGCCGATCTCTTCGAGGAATGCGTCATCGTCTTCTCCGCCTCATCCGACAAAGACGCCGCCAGCATGCTCGCCGCGCTCCAGCCCCGCGCAAGACACCTCATCCTCACCCAGTTCGACGGCAAACGCGCCACCCCCGTCCAGGAACTCGCGGACAAAGCCGGCCCCGGCTCCGTCGAGATCAGCGCGACACTCCCCGACGCCGTCCGCCGCGGCATCGCCTGCGCCACGCCCGACTGCCCCCTGCTCATCACCGGCTCCATCTACACCGCCGGCGAAGCGCGCTCCGTCCTCATCCAGGAATTCGGCGCCCGCCCCCTCCGCTTCTGA
- the accD gene encoding acetyl-CoA carboxylase, carboxyltransferase subunit beta, whose protein sequence is MAFFKRTPFGRRNREEKKTVVPDGLWIKCEGCKQTLYKPDIEQNMQVCTHCGRHYRIGARARIDLLVDPGSFEETHTGITADDPLEFAVGKETYAERITRARKQSGLNEALVTGLARIEGVRLAIGCMDSAFVMASMGSAVGEKFCRLVDDAIANEVPLVVFAASGGARMQEGILALMQMAKTADAVRRINEARLPYIVVQTDPTSGGVFASFASLGDITIAEPNAYIGFAGARLIEGAFKIKLPDGFQRAEYQRDNGFVDHIVARPDLRKHLGKLLRYLAPHAAEDLKGYVPPKESDSDVADAEPAGAATAGDASE, encoded by the coding sequence ATGGCATTCTTCAAGCGCACGCCGTTTGGCCGGCGCAACCGCGAGGAAAAGAAGACCGTCGTGCCCGACGGCCTCTGGATCAAGTGTGAAGGCTGCAAGCAAACCCTGTACAAGCCCGATATCGAGCAGAACATGCAGGTGTGCACCCACTGCGGTCGCCACTACCGCATCGGCGCGCGCGCGCGCATCGACCTGCTGGTCGATCCCGGCAGCTTTGAGGAAACGCATACCGGCATTACCGCCGACGACCCCCTCGAGTTCGCCGTCGGCAAGGAAACCTATGCCGAGCGCATCACGCGCGCCCGGAAGCAGTCGGGGCTGAACGAAGCGCTCGTCACCGGACTGGCGCGCATCGAGGGCGTACGCCTGGCCATTGGGTGCATGGACTCCGCCTTCGTCATGGCCAGCATGGGCTCGGCCGTCGGCGAAAAGTTCTGCCGCCTGGTCGACGACGCCATCGCGAACGAGGTCCCGCTCGTCGTCTTCGCCGCCTCCGGCGGAGCCCGCATGCAGGAAGGCATCCTCGCCCTCATGCAGATGGCGAAGACCGCCGACGCCGTCCGCCGGATCAACGAGGCCCGGCTCCCCTACATTGTCGTCCAGACCGACCCGACCTCCGGCGGCGTGTTCGCCAGCTTCGCGAGCCTCGGCGACATCACCATCGCCGAGCCCAACGCCTACATCGGCTTCGCCGGCGCGCGCCTCATCGAGGGCGCTTTCAAGATCAAGCTGCCGGACGGTTTCCAGCGCGCCGAGTACCAACGCGACAACGGCTTCGTCGACCACATCGTGGCGCGGCCGGATCTGCGTAAGCACCTGGGCAAGCTCCTGCGCTACCTGGCCCCCCACGCCGCCGAAGACCTGAAGGGTTATGTCCCCCCGAAGGAGAGCGACTCCGACGTGGCGGATGCGGAGCCGGCGGGGGCGGCCACAGCGGGCGACGCTAGCGAATGA
- the ilvN gene encoding acetolactate synthase small subunit — MKKHTISVLVENHFGVLARVSGLFSARGYNIISLCVGETIDPSISQMTVVVRGDDGVLSQMMQQLNKLVEVIEVIDLTAASFVERELVLIKVAVEPARRGEVVEIANIFRANVVDVGPGSLTVEVTGAEGKVGACIDMLRPYNITELVRSGEIAITRAPKRDCKLPL, encoded by the coding sequence ATGAAGAAACACACGATCAGTGTGCTCGTCGAAAACCATTTCGGCGTGTTGGCCCGGGTTTCCGGATTGTTCAGCGCGCGCGGGTACAACATCATCAGCCTGTGCGTCGGCGAGACGATCGACCCCTCCATTTCCCAGATGACCGTGGTCGTCCGGGGCGATGATGGCGTACTCTCCCAGATGATGCAACAGCTGAACAAGCTCGTGGAAGTCATTGAGGTGATCGATCTCACCGCCGCGTCCTTTGTCGAGCGCGAACTCGTCCTCATCAAAGTCGCCGTGGAACCCGCCCGCCGCGGCGAGGTCGTGGAAATCGCCAACATCTTCCGCGCAAACGTCGTCGATGTGGGCCCCGGCTCGCTGACCGTCGAGGTCACCGGCGCCGAGGGCAAGGTCGGCGCGTGCATCGACATGCTCCGCCCCTACAATATCACCGAATTGGTCCGCTCCGGCGAAATTGCCATTACCCGCGCGCCCAAGCGGGATTGCAAGTTGCCGCTTTAA
- the pth gene encoding aminoacyl-tRNA hydrolase gives MKIVAGLGNPGPRYRNTRHNLGFMLVDALADRLGVALDREKHQGLVAQAAYRGEKLLLVKPQTFMNRSGDCLARVCRNTIFDPADLLVIVDDVNLPLGRLRFRAGGSAGGHNGLKSIIERLGSPEFHRMRMGVGDDRKAAELAGHVLATFRPDERDAVNAMLDRGADAALAWVADGIGPAMNTYNGTADGN, from the coding sequence ATGAAGATCGTGGCAGGACTCGGTAACCCCGGCCCGCGCTACCGGAATACGCGGCACAACCTCGGGTTCATGCTGGTGGACGCCCTGGCGGATCGGCTCGGTGTCGCCCTGGATCGCGAAAAGCATCAGGGCCTCGTCGCCCAGGCCGCGTATCGCGGAGAGAAGCTGCTGCTGGTAAAGCCGCAGACCTTCATGAACCGCAGCGGCGATTGCCTGGCGCGCGTGTGCAGGAACACCATATTCGATCCCGCGGATCTCCTCGTGATCGTCGACGACGTGAACCTCCCGCTCGGCCGCCTCCGCTTCCGCGCGGGCGGTAGCGCCGGCGGACACAACGGCCTGAAGTCGATTATTGAGCGCCTCGGAAGCCCCGAGTTCCACCGGATGCGCATGGGCGTGGGAGACGACAGGAAGGCCGCGGAATTGGCCGGCCACGTGCTGGCCACCTTCCGCCCCGACGAACGGGATGCGGTCAACGCGATGCTTGACAGGGGCGCCGACGCGGCGCTGGCCTGGGTCGCGGACGGCATCGGCCCGGCCATGAATACCTACAACGGAACGGCGGACGGAAACTGA